In Spirosoma aureum, a single genomic region encodes these proteins:
- a CDS encoding ABC transporter permease, which produces MNKPPRWLQKLLHWWGNPTTEEEVQGDLLELYTYWVETVGERRARWRYGLSVLKLLRPLAKRKQYYSPPFYLSPTMIRNYFKIAFRNLVRNKAYSLINIGGLAVGMAVAMLIGLWIWDELSYNKYHQHYDRIAQVMQNQTYNGVVTTQEHNPMPLGNALRRIYGTDFTYVAMSSGTFSTILSVGEKKFTKLGNYAEPEIAEMLSLKMVRGTRAGLKDPSSILLSESVAKAFFGESDPIGKLLKINDESSVKVAGVYEDFPQNSQFNEVSFLAPWDIIARATKNKDDWDSNQFRTYVQLADKADLDNVSAKIKDIKLINGRKESRLYKAQMFLHPMRNWHLYSEFENGVSIGGRIQYVWLFGIIGAFVLLLACINFMNLSTARSEKRAKEVGIRKAIGSVRAQLISQFFSESFLVVLLAFALAIGLVAVSMAGFNELAGKEIAMFWLSPYFWLVSVGFIALTGFLAGSYPALYLSSFQPIKALKGYGFQVGRFAALPRKVLVVIQFTVSVTLIIGTIIVYRQIQFAQSRPIGYSRAGLIMIQTPTPDIHEHFEAVRNELQQAGAVLEMAESHSPLTDLFLTLPDFDWRGKDPNLQASIGTIKVSHDFGKTVGWQFTQGRDFSRKFTTDSVGMVLNESAAKLMGFTNPIGELVKGGGFLNGESFKVIGVIKDMVMESPYKPVRPSVFVINKRKGNFVVLKIDPAASASEALSKTEAVFKKYNPAAPFDYKFVDQEHALKFAAEERVGKLASVLASLAIFISCLGLFGLASFMAEQRTKEIGVRKVLGASVLNLWGLLSKDFVFLVLIAFCIATPIAYYFLHNWLQKYEYRTEISWWVFALSGVGALAITLLTVSFQSIKAALVNPVKSLRSE; this is translated from the coding sequence ATGAACAAACCACCTCGCTGGCTCCAAAAACTCCTTCACTGGTGGGGTAATCCTACTACGGAGGAGGAAGTGCAGGGCGATCTGCTCGAACTCTATACCTACTGGGTAGAAACCGTAGGGGAGCGACGCGCCCGTTGGCGATATGGTTTGAGTGTGCTGAAACTGCTGCGGCCGCTCGCTAAACGAAAACAATACTATTCGCCCCCTTTTTACCTAAGTCCTACTATGATACGCAACTATTTCAAAATCGCTTTTCGCAATCTGGTCCGAAACAAAGCCTATTCGCTCATCAATATTGGTGGGCTGGCTGTTGGTATGGCCGTGGCTATGCTTATTGGCTTATGGATCTGGGATGAGCTTTCCTATAATAAATACCACCAACACTACGACCGTATTGCCCAGGTCATGCAAAACCAGACGTATAATGGGGTCGTTACCACGCAGGAGCACAATCCAATGCCATTGGGCAATGCACTGCGCCGGATTTATGGAACGGATTTTACCTATGTGGCAATGTCGTCGGGTACTTTTTCTACGATCCTATCCGTTGGCGAAAAGAAATTTACCAAACTCGGAAATTATGCCGAACCTGAAATTGCCGAGATGCTGAGCCTGAAGATGGTGAGGGGAACACGGGCCGGGTTAAAAGATCCATCATCCATCTTGCTGTCTGAATCAGTAGCGAAGGCTTTCTTTGGGGAAAGCGATCCGATTGGTAAGCTGTTGAAAATCAATGACGAGTCGAGTGTGAAAGTGGCAGGAGTATATGAAGATTTTCCCCAAAACTCGCAATTCAATGAGGTGTCATTTCTGGCACCCTGGGACATCATTGCCAGAGCAACCAAAAACAAAGACGATTGGGATAGCAATCAATTTCGCACGTACGTCCAACTGGCCGATAAGGCTGATCTGGATAACGTTTCGGCGAAGATCAAAGACATTAAATTAATAAACGGGCGGAAAGAAAGTCGGCTATATAAAGCTCAGATGTTCCTGCATCCGATGCGCAACTGGCATCTCTATTCCGAATTTGAAAATGGCGTGAGCATAGGCGGACGAATTCAGTACGTCTGGTTATTTGGTATAATCGGTGCGTTTGTCCTACTATTGGCCTGTATCAATTTCATGAATCTGAGTACAGCCCGCTCCGAAAAACGGGCCAAAGAAGTGGGCATCCGGAAAGCGATTGGATCAGTACGGGCTCAGTTGATCAGTCAGTTTTTCAGCGAATCGTTTTTGGTGGTTCTACTGGCATTTGCGCTGGCGATCGGACTAGTAGCTGTTTCGATGGCCGGTTTTAATGAGCTGGCGGGGAAAGAAATTGCCATGTTCTGGCTCTCCCCTTATTTCTGGCTGGTTAGTGTAGGATTTATTGCGCTGACGGGCTTTCTGGCCGGGAGCTACCCGGCTCTTTACCTGTCTTCTTTCCAGCCGATCAAAGCATTGAAAGGATATGGATTTCAGGTAGGTCGATTTGCCGCGCTGCCTCGCAAGGTGCTGGTTGTGATACAATTTACGGTATCGGTCACCCTCATCATCGGCACTATCATTGTTTATCGACAGATTCAATTCGCCCAAAGCCGCCCGATTGGATACAGCCGGGCCGGTTTGATTATGATTCAAACGCCTACTCCCGATATTCATGAGCATTTTGAGGCCGTTCGGAATGAATTGCAACAGGCTGGCGCCGTTCTGGAAATGGCCGAATCACACAGCCCGTTAACCGACCTTTTTCTAACATTACCTGATTTTGACTGGCGGGGTAAAGACCCGAATCTACAAGCGAGTATTGGTACGATTAAAGTATCGCATGATTTCGGGAAAACCGTTGGCTGGCAGTTTACGCAGGGGCGGGATTTTTCAAGAAAATTTACGACCGATTCGGTAGGTATGGTGCTGAACGAATCGGCCGCGAAACTCATGGGCTTTACGAATCCGATTGGCGAACTTGTGAAAGGAGGTGGCTTTTTAAACGGGGAATCGTTCAAGGTTATCGGTGTCATTAAGGATATGGTGATGGAATCACCCTATAAACCTGTAAGGCCCTCTGTTTTTGTGATCAATAAAAGAAAAGGCAATTTTGTCGTTCTGAAAATAGATCCGGCAGCCAGTGCCAGTGAAGCGTTGAGTAAAACCGAAGCAGTTTTCAAAAAGTATAATCCGGCTGCTCCGTTCGACTACAAATTTGTCGATCAGGAGCATGCGTTAAAATTTGCCGCCGAAGAGCGGGTTGGCAAATTAGCTTCGGTGCTGGCTAGCCTCGCCATTTTCATCAGTTGTTTAGGACTTTTCGGCCTGGCCTCGTTCATGGCCGAGCAGCGCACCAAAGAAATTGGGGTACGCAAAGTGCTGGGCGCTTCAGTCTTGAATCTGTGGGGCCTGCTCTCCAAAGACTTTGTGTTTCTGGTACTGATCGCCTTCTGTATCGCTACGCCAATTGCTTACTATTTTCTGCATAACTGGCTTCAGAAATACGAGTATCGTACCGAGATTTCGTGGTGGGTTTTTGCCCTGTCTGGCGTAGGCGCTCTGGCTATTACGCTATTGACGGTGAGTTTCCAGAGTATAAAAGCAGCTTTGGTGAATCCGGTCAAAAGTTTACGATCCGAATAG
- a CDS encoding PadR family transcriptional regulator: protein MRRSDLGEFEEVVLLAVAVLSPKAYSVVIAEELERETNQTVSTGAVHAALQRLEQKGYLTSYLGEATAERGGRRKRLFTVTALGGRIMSEVHLVRNRMWERIIPTIRLEWS, encoded by the coding sequence ATGCGACGAAGTGACTTAGGTGAGTTTGAAGAGGTTGTTTTGCTGGCTGTAGCCGTACTTTCTCCCAAAGCTTATTCGGTGGTTATCGCTGAAGAGCTCGAACGGGAAACCAACCAGACTGTCAGTACGGGGGCCGTGCATGCCGCCCTGCAACGACTCGAACAGAAAGGGTATTTAACCTCCTATCTGGGCGAGGCAACGGCCGAACGGGGCGGACGACGGAAACGCCTGTTTACGGTTACGGCACTGGGCGGGCGGATCATGAGCGAGGTGCATCTGGTTCGAAATCGGATGTGGGAGCGGATCATTCCTACTATTCGGCTGGAATGGAGCTAG
- a CDS encoding ABC transporter permease, with amino-acid sequence MKSKPPNPGKGPSSVKHRPAPGWITKLIEWLCAPHLREEVLGDLHERYALRVERLGEAQARRRYWREVLAYMRPSVIKRKSAVRGFGQYPNPTATDMLRNYVKIAFRTLSRHKLYTALNVAGLTFGITCFLLIGLYLFDELTFDQQHSRTNRIYRAIQHKKTPTEDLTIAASSYKVAEESKKSIGEIENSARITRTGRANITNPENKNTFQETVVFGNPGLLEIFDFEAIDGDSKSALNEPNSIILAEELAQRLFNTTQVVGKTVEFEFIPDKPLKITAVLKNHPRNSSFDFNLVISEATISSDQDFDESTSNWASQNFMTFFLLKDKANPEVAASKITHLLNANVKLDAGTSMSYSLQPLADIHLFSEHIIDGARNSNVEAMSRGVFLYIKIFAIVALFVLLIACINYMNLATARASNRSKEIGVRKASGAFQSHLIHQFLTESLVVTAISFGLAVVLVNILLPTFNEFTNKELSLGIHSDYRIWIYTLLALVVTGLLSGSYPSFLLSKFSPLFLLKNLKIQNRSGLSLRKGLVVFQFTISVVMMIATIVLFQQVQFVNNKNLGFDKELLLVIDINSSKVRTDAETIKSEFRRIAAVKNVSVTSRVPGEWKTIPTVKIRTEGNTDEHKVAYLIGADENFAKTFNVRLLNGRNFGGMSDSTSVILNETAAKLLGIKEASAQPIEMPARAMGGSYNPLNETNQPFKARVIGIVNDFHFQSLREKIAPMVLAYQKNPVHNIDYFTARIEGQDIPATLAKMNDVLVKIDPTNLLEYHFLDEQLARFYAEDRRRETLLIWIALATIFIACLGLFGLATYAAEQRIKEIGVRKVLGASILNLTALLSKDFLKLVLIANGIAFPLGWWVTNQWLNEFAYHISVEWWVFVVAGVVAITIALATVSYQAIKAALMNPVKSLRSE; translated from the coding sequence ATGAAATCGAAGCCCCCAAACCCCGGAAAAGGCCCATCATCCGTGAAACATCGGCCCGCGCCTGGATGGATAACTAAACTCATTGAGTGGCTGTGCGCCCCGCATCTGCGGGAAGAGGTGCTGGGCGATCTCCACGAACGCTATGCCTTACGAGTAGAGCGATTGGGTGAAGCCCAGGCCCGCCGACGGTATTGGCGGGAAGTGCTGGCCTATATGCGGCCTTCTGTGATTAAACGAAAATCAGCGGTCCGAGGATTCGGCCAATATCCTAACCCAACAGCTACAGACATGCTACGGAATTATGTCAAAATCGCTTTTCGAACCCTGAGCCGACATAAACTTTATACGGCCCTCAACGTGGCTGGTTTGACCTTCGGTATCACCTGTTTTCTGCTGATCGGATTATACCTGTTCGATGAGTTGACGTTCGACCAGCAGCATAGCCGAACGAACCGGATTTACCGGGCCATTCAGCATAAAAAAACACCTACAGAAGACCTGACCATTGCGGCATCGAGTTACAAAGTAGCCGAAGAATCGAAGAAAAGCATTGGCGAAATCGAAAACTCGGCTCGGATTACCCGAACCGGAAGAGCCAATATAACAAATCCGGAAAACAAGAATACGTTTCAGGAAACCGTCGTCTTTGGTAACCCAGGCTTGTTGGAGATTTTTGATTTTGAGGCCATTGATGGTGATAGTAAGTCGGCTTTGAACGAGCCTAATTCCATCATTCTTGCCGAAGAGTTGGCACAACGTCTTTTTAACACGACGCAGGTTGTCGGAAAAACCGTTGAGTTTGAATTTATACCAGATAAGCCGCTGAAGATAACTGCCGTTCTGAAAAATCATCCCCGGAATTCAAGTTTCGATTTCAATCTGGTTATATCAGAAGCGACGATCAGCAGCGATCAGGATTTTGATGAAAGTACGTCTAACTGGGCGTCCCAAAATTTCATGACGTTCTTTTTGTTGAAAGATAAAGCCAATCCGGAGGTAGCCGCGTCGAAAATTACGCATTTACTCAATGCCAATGTCAAACTGGATGCAGGCACTTCTATGAGCTATAGCCTGCAACCGCTGGCTGACATTCACCTGTTTTCGGAGCATATTATAGACGGTGCCAGAAATTCCAACGTAGAAGCAATGAGCCGGGGCGTTTTCCTCTACATCAAAATCTTTGCGATTGTGGCTCTGTTTGTCTTGCTCATTGCCTGCATCAATTACATGAATCTGGCCACAGCCAGGGCTTCCAACCGGTCGAAAGAAATTGGCGTTCGCAAAGCCAGTGGAGCGTTTCAGAGTCATCTTATTCATCAGTTTCTAACTGAATCACTGGTTGTAACCGCCATCTCGTTTGGTTTGGCCGTAGTACTGGTGAATATACTGCTTCCTACCTTCAATGAATTCACCAATAAAGAACTCTCGCTGGGTATTCATAGTGATTACCGTATCTGGATTTATACCCTGCTTGCTCTTGTTGTTACAGGTTTATTGTCAGGTAGTTATCCATCATTTTTGTTGTCGAAGTTCAGCCCGCTGTTTTTGCTGAAAAATCTCAAGATCCAGAACAGGAGTGGTTTGTCGTTGCGGAAAGGATTGGTTGTTTTTCAGTTTACGATATCGGTCGTCATGATGATTGCTACCATCGTGCTTTTTCAGCAGGTCCAGTTTGTGAATAACAAGAATTTGGGCTTCGATAAAGAATTATTGCTGGTAATCGATATCAATAGTAGTAAAGTACGAACTGATGCCGAAACGATCAAAAGCGAATTTAGACGAATCGCTGCGGTCAAAAATGTATCGGTTACCTCCAGAGTGCCGGGAGAATGGAAAACAATTCCAACGGTCAAAATCAGGACCGAAGGAAATACCGATGAACACAAAGTTGCTTACCTGATCGGTGCTGATGAAAACTTTGCCAAAACCTTTAATGTGCGTCTCTTGAACGGTCGGAATTTTGGTGGAATGAGTGATTCTACGTCTGTCATCCTCAACGAAACAGCTGCTAAGCTGCTCGGTATCAAGGAGGCCTCGGCACAACCAATTGAAATGCCAGCCAGAGCAATGGGAGGAAGCTATAATCCGCTCAACGAGACGAATCAGCCTTTTAAAGCAAGAGTCATCGGCATTGTAAACGATTTTCATTTTCAATCATTACGCGAAAAAATTGCTCCGATGGTATTGGCCTACCAGAAGAATCCGGTGCATAACATCGACTACTTTACCGCACGGATCGAAGGCCAGGATATTCCGGCTACACTGGCCAAAATGAATGATGTTCTGGTCAAAATTGACCCTACAAATCTGCTGGAGTATCACTTTCTGGATGAGCAACTGGCCCGTTTTTATGCCGAAGACCGACGCCGTGAAACCTTATTGATCTGGATTGCGCTGGCTACGATTTTCATCGCCTGTCTGGGGCTTTTTGGCCTGGCCACCTACGCTGCCGAACAACGGATTAAGGAAATTGGTGTTCGCAAAGTACTGGGAGCCAGTATTTTGAATTTAACAGCTTTGTTGTCGAAAGATTTCCTGAAGCTGGTCCTGATCGCCAATGGCATTGCTTTTCCGCTAGGCTGGTGGGTAACGAATCAATGGCTAAACGAATTCGCTTACCACATCAGCGTCGAATGGTGGGTATTTGTTGTGGCCGGCGTAGTAGCGATTACCATTGCCCTGGCTACTGTCAGTTATCAGGCAATCAAAGCGGCTTTAATGAATCCAGTAAAATCCCTGCGCTCAGAATAA
- a CDS encoding permease prefix domain 2-containing transporter, with amino-acid sequence MNTPRNRADGPPRFADRLLRLFCAPHLREEVLGDLHERYYLKAQRMGEAQARRRYWREVLAYVRPAIIRRQRSDYSQPTTTVMLRNYVKIAFRTLVKNKGYSFINIGGLAVGMAVAVLNGLWVWDELTFNTYHNNYNRIAKVTELGIRDEGKRYSNKTLPYPLATELKTNYPGYFRHILIAREAEDYILAAGETKLSQKGQFIDGGIAEMLSLKMLKGTWAGLNDPNSILLSASTARAIFGKADPINKLVKINASMDAKVTGVYEDLPHNTEFHEVKFFAPFDLWTSVNPWVKQQQWDNWFLSIYVQLQPQVGFDQVSSSIKDIEINKLKKLEGTQELLMRQPQISLLPMSKWHLYGSYDVDDTGPVQMVWLIGLIGVFVLLLACINFMNLATARSAKRAKEVGIRKAVGSQRGQLVSQFFSESFLVIFLAFTVTILLVTVSLPWFNDLAAKQLNFPWTNPYFWLAGLGFVGLTGFLAGSYPALYLSSFQPVRVLKGAPGLGASGVGRLAAVPRKVLVVVQFTVSVTLVISTLIVYRQIQHAKNRPIGYSRAGLLMIQEKTADFDGKFDLIRQELKNTGFVSEVAESRSSVTNITMWNGGFSRKGNVITCPNGCGTLPVGTEYGKTVGWQFTAGRDFARTFASDSSGFIVNESFAKLTGLKNPVGETVVWAPGWRKPKPFTILGVVKDMVALSPYEPTIPTVFFLENAYDWINIRINPNVSVAEVLPKLEAVFKKLIPSAPFDYKFADQEYAQKFAREERVSNLAFVFTIIAIFISCLGLFGLASFMAEQRTKEIGIRKVLGASVFSVWGLLSKDFVELVSIAFGIATPFAYYFLSNWLRNFTYRTELSWWIFAISGVGALAVTLLTVSFQSIKAALINPVKSLRSE; translated from the coding sequence ATGAATACACCCCGAAACCGCGCTGACGGACCGCCCCGTTTTGCTGACCGCTTGCTCAGGCTCTTCTGCGCCCCGCATCTGCGGGAGGAGGTGCTGGGTGATCTGCATGAGCGGTATTACCTGAAGGCGCAGCGAATGGGTGAGGCCCAGGCCCGCCGACGGTATTGGCGGGAAGTACTGGCTTATGTACGACCTGCGATTATCAGACGACAACGTAGTGACTATTCCCAACCAACAACTACAGTTATGCTACGCAACTATGTCAAAATTGCTTTTCGAACCCTTGTTAAAAACAAAGGGTACTCGTTCATTAATATTGGAGGGTTGGCTGTTGGTATGGCCGTCGCGGTGCTGAATGGTTTATGGGTATGGGATGAGTTGACATTCAATACTTATCACAACAATTACAACCGAATTGCCAAGGTTACGGAATTAGGTATACGGGATGAAGGGAAACGATATTCCAATAAGACTTTGCCCTACCCGCTGGCTACGGAACTTAAAACCAATTACCCTGGCTATTTCAGACACATTCTCATTGCGCGGGAAGCAGAAGATTATATTCTGGCAGCTGGCGAAACAAAATTAAGTCAGAAAGGGCAGTTCATAGATGGGGGCATTGCTGAAATGCTATCCTTAAAAATGCTCAAAGGTACCTGGGCGGGCCTGAACGATCCGAACTCGATCTTACTTTCGGCATCGACAGCCAGGGCTATCTTCGGAAAGGCTGATCCAATAAATAAGCTCGTAAAGATCAATGCCAGTATGGATGCCAAAGTAACTGGCGTTTATGAGGACTTACCCCATAATACCGAATTTCACGAGGTGAAATTTTTTGCTCCTTTTGATTTATGGACTTCTGTCAATCCCTGGGTAAAGCAGCAACAGTGGGATAATTGGTTCCTCTCTATTTATGTCCAGCTTCAGCCACAAGTGGGGTTTGACCAGGTTTCTTCTAGTATTAAAGATATTGAAATCAATAAGCTTAAAAAGCTCGAGGGAACGCAGGAACTATTGATGAGGCAACCGCAAATCAGTCTGCTCCCGATGAGTAAATGGCATTTGTATGGGAGCTATGATGTAGATGACACAGGACCTGTACAGATGGTATGGCTAATTGGTCTGATTGGTGTCTTTGTCTTACTCCTGGCCTGCATCAATTTTATGAACCTGGCAACGGCCCGTTCGGCGAAGCGAGCTAAGGAAGTCGGTATTCGTAAGGCAGTAGGTTCGCAGCGTGGCCAATTAGTCAGCCAATTCTTTAGCGAGTCATTTCTGGTCATTTTTCTCGCCTTTACAGTAACTATCCTTCTGGTTACCGTGTCGTTGCCCTGGTTTAACGATCTGGCTGCCAAGCAGCTGAATTTCCCCTGGACTAATCCCTATTTCTGGCTCGCCGGTCTTGGTTTTGTGGGACTAACGGGCTTTCTGGCCGGGAGTTACCCCGCACTTTATTTATCTTCCTTTCAGCCAGTCAGGGTGTTGAAAGGTGCTCCTGGTTTAGGCGCATCCGGGGTTGGGCGTTTGGCGGCTGTACCCCGAAAGGTACTGGTCGTGGTACAATTTACGGTTTCGGTTACCTTAGTTATCAGTACACTGATTGTTTATCGGCAAATTCAACATGCTAAAAACCGCCCGATTGGTTATAGCCGGGCAGGCTTATTGATGATTCAGGAAAAAACGGCCGATTTCGATGGTAAGTTTGATCTGATCAGGCAGGAACTGAAAAATACAGGTTTCGTTTCCGAGGTAGCGGAGTCGAGGAGTTCGGTAACGAATATCACCATGTGGAATGGCGGCTTTTCCCGGAAAGGAAATGTAATCACCTGCCCTAATGGATGTGGTACACTGCCAGTCGGTACAGAATATGGCAAAACGGTAGGCTGGCAATTTACTGCAGGGCGCGACTTTGCCCGAACCTTCGCTAGCGATTCGTCGGGTTTCATTGTCAATGAATCGTTTGCCAAACTGACCGGGTTGAAAAATCCTGTAGGTGAAACCGTTGTGTGGGCGCCTGGATGGCGTAAGCCCAAGCCATTTACTATTCTGGGTGTCGTAAAAGACATGGTAGCCTTATCGCCCTACGAGCCAACGATACCGACTGTCTTCTTCCTGGAGAATGCTTATGACTGGATCAATATCCGAATCAATCCAAATGTGAGTGTAGCGGAAGTTCTGCCCAAACTGGAGGCTGTCTTTAAGAAGCTTATTCCCTCGGCACCCTTCGACTACAAATTCGCTGATCAGGAGTATGCCCAAAAGTTCGCCAGAGAAGAACGAGTTAGTAATCTGGCCTTTGTTTTCACCATAATTGCCATTTTTATTTCTTGCCTGGGCTTGTTTGGGCTGGCTTCGTTTATGGCCGAACAACGGACAAAAGAGATTGGTATCCGGAAAGTATTAGGCGCATCGGTGTTCAGCGTCTGGGGATTACTCTCGAAAGATTTCGTCGAATTAGTCAGCATTGCTTTCGGTATCGCTACGCCATTTGCCTATTACTTCCTCAGTAATTGGCTCCGGAATTTCACATATCGCACCGAACTGTCATGGTGGATTTTTGCCATCTCAGGCGTAGGGGCATTAGCTGTGACATTGCTGACGGTGAGTTTCCAGAGTATCAAAGCCGCCTTGATCAATCCTGTGAAATCACTGAGGTCAGAGTAG
- a CDS encoding ABC transporter permease yields MMNTPRNRPGRPVKPPRLADWLLNWFCAPHLREEVLGDLHERYALRMARLGETKAQWRYWREVLAYVRPAMIKRQPSEYPKPTNSAMLRNYLKIAFRNLVRQKVYSFINIGGLAVGMTVAILIGLWIYDELSFNRYHQHYDRIAQVMQHQTINGNTATGPAIPIPLANELRTAYGTDFKHVLLSSWTEGHILSIGTKKFWKNGNYIEPEAPDMFSLKMIKGTRAGLKEPYSIMISESVANAFFGTGDPMGKLLKIDNQIAVKVTGVYEDLPYNTQLNNLDYMVPWQVNVAIRDWVKNSQIKWDNNSFQLFVQLADHADMDHVSAKIKDAKLVKVGEVLAQFKPEIFLQPMKNWHLYSEFKNGVNVGGQIQFVWLFGIIGVFVLLLACINFMNLSTARSEKRAKEVGIRKAVGSIRGQLIGQFFSESLLVVLIAFVLSLLFVQLSLPFFNEVAAKKMTILWSTPLFWVASIGFTLLTGIIAGSYPAFYLSSFQPVKVLKGTFQVGRFASLPRKVLVVIQFTVSVTLIIGTIIVFRQIQYAKNRPMGYSRNGLLYVQTTTADIHNHYDAFRNDLLQSGAVTEIAESESPLTGVWNVNGGFDWDGKDPNQQPDFAVVGVTYEFGKTIGWQFKEGRDFSRAFGTDSASMVINEAALKFMGLKNPVGKIIREGSLRYKIIGVIKDMVMESPYEPARQTFFYISNFPSNFINIRMNPTISASEAVSKIGDVFQKYNPTAPFDYKFADAEYTKKFAAEEHIGTLASFFAILAILISCLGIFGLASFIAEQRTKEIGVRKVLGASVLNLWGLLSKDFVFLVLIAFAIATPIAYYFLSNWLQNYTYHTDISWWIFAASGSGALLITLLTVSFQSIKAALMNPVKSLRSE; encoded by the coding sequence ATGATGAATACACCCCGAAACCGACCCGGCCGCCCGGTCAAACCACCCCGCTTAGCTGATTGGCTGCTCAACTGGTTTTGCGCCCCGCATCTGCGGGAGGAGGTACTGGGCGATTTACATGAACGGTACGCCTTACGAATGGCGCGTTTGGGTGAAACCAAAGCCCAATGGCGCTACTGGCGTGAAGTGCTGGCTTATGTGCGGCCTGCTATGATCAAACGACAACCATCCGAATACCCTAAACCAACGAATAGTGCCATGCTACGCAACTATTTAAAAATTGCCTTTCGCAATCTGGTCCGGCAAAAAGTATATTCCTTTATTAATATTGGCGGGCTGGCCGTCGGTATGACTGTGGCTATACTCATTGGCCTGTGGATTTATGATGAATTGTCATTCAATAGATACCACCAGCACTACGATCGTATTGCCCAGGTCATGCAGCACCAAACCATCAATGGAAATACCGCCACCGGACCCGCTATACCGATACCGCTGGCCAATGAGCTTCGCACGGCCTATGGTACTGATTTTAAGCATGTTTTGCTATCCTCCTGGACAGAAGGACATATTCTGTCGATCGGAACCAAAAAATTCTGGAAGAATGGTAATTATATAGAGCCGGAAGCGCCCGACATGTTTTCCTTAAAGATGATCAAAGGCACGCGGGCAGGACTGAAAGAGCCGTATTCGATCATGATTTCTGAATCAGTAGCCAATGCGTTTTTTGGCACTGGCGACCCGATGGGTAAACTACTGAAAATTGATAATCAGATAGCGGTTAAAGTCACCGGGGTTTATGAAGATTTACCCTATAACACCCAACTCAATAACCTCGATTACATGGTTCCCTGGCAGGTAAATGTAGCCATACGGGATTGGGTGAAAAACTCGCAGATAAAGTGGGATAATAATTCATTTCAACTGTTTGTTCAGCTTGCCGACCACGCAGATATGGACCATGTCTCGGCAAAAATAAAAGACGCCAAGCTGGTTAAGGTAGGTGAAGTATTGGCTCAGTTTAAGCCCGAAATTTTTCTCCAGCCAATGAAAAACTGGCATTTGTATTCGGAGTTTAAAAATGGTGTAAACGTGGGCGGCCAAATCCAGTTTGTCTGGCTGTTTGGCATCATTGGCGTGTTTGTGCTCTTGCTGGCGTGCATCAATTTCATGAATCTAAGCACAGCCCGTTCTGAAAAACGCGCCAAAGAAGTGGGTATTCGCAAAGCGGTTGGCTCTATTCGTGGGCAATTGATCGGGCAATTTTTTAGCGAATCCTTATTGGTTGTCCTGATTGCCTTTGTCCTGTCATTGCTGTTCGTACAACTCAGTTTGCCATTCTTTAATGAGGTTGCCGCTAAGAAAATGACCATTCTCTGGTCAACACCTTTGTTCTGGGTCGCCAGCATTGGATTTACATTGCTGACTGGCATCATAGCGGGCAGTTATCCGGCTTTCTATTTGTCTTCTTTCCAACCCGTTAAAGTGCTGAAAGGAACCTTTCAGGTTGGCCGATTTGCTTCGCTTCCCCGGAAAGTGCTGGTAGTCATTCAATTTACGGTATCGGTCACGTTGATTATCGGAACAATTATTGTGTTTCGCCAGATTCAATATGCTAAGAACAGACCCATGGGCTACAGCCGAAATGGGCTGTTATACGTGCAGACAACCACTGCTGATATCCACAATCATTACGATGCCTTTCGCAACGATTTACTGCAATCAGGAGCAGTAACAGAAATTGCCGAATCCGAAAGTCCGCTAACGGGAGTCTGGAATGTAAATGGTGGTTTTGACTGGGATGGAAAAGACCCGAATCAGCAACCCGATTTTGCGGTGGTTGGTGTAACCTACGAGTTTGGAAAAACGATAGGCTGGCAATTTAAAGAAGGACGCGATTTCTCCCGAGCCTTCGGAACCGACTCCGCCAGTATGGTTATCAACGAAGCAGCCCTAAAATTTATGGGGTTGAAAAATCCGGTCGGCAAAATAATCAGAGAAGGAAGTCTGCGGTATAAAATCATCGGTGTGATTAAAGACATGGTGATGGAGTCGCCTTATGAACCCGCCAGACAAACGTTTTTTTACATAAGCAATTTCCCCAGCAACTTTATTAATATTCGGATGAACCCGACGATAAGCGCCAGTGAAGCGGTCAGTAAGATTGGGGACGTTTTTCAAAAATACAATCCGACTGCTCCCTTCGATTACAAATTTGCTGATGCCGAATACACCAAAAAATTTGCAGCAGAAGAGCACATTGGCACGCTGGCTTCGTTCTTTGCTATTCTCGCTATATTGATCAGTTGCCTGGGAATTTTCGGACTCGCTTCCTTTATTGCCGAACAGCGCACTAAAGAAATTGGCGTTCGGAAAGTGCTGGGCGCTTCAGTCTTGAATCTGTGGGGTTTGCTCTCCAAAGACTTTGTGTTTCTGGTACTGATCGCCTTCGCTATCGCTACGCCAATTGCCTATTATTTTCTCAGTAATTGGCTCCAGAACTATACGTACCACACGGACATATCATGGTGGATTTTTGCGGCATCGGGTAGTGGTGCCTTGTTGATTACCTTGTTGACGGTCAGTTTCCAGAGTATCAAAGCAGCCCTGATGAATCCAGTCAAATCACTGCGGTCGGAGTGA